From the Paramagnetospirillum magnetotacticum MS-1 genome, one window contains:
- a CDS encoding response regulator, with protein sequence MTHVLIVDDDPEICALLTQFLTGQGYTVATAGDGDTMRQALVNEAADLVILDLMLPGEDGLSLCRHLRATTSLPIIMLTAMGSETDRVVGLEMGADDYLAKPFSTRELLARIRAVLRRAGQMMQSAPREPTPADEPVEILEFSGWHLDVSRRRLTSPDGVLAEITSGEFDLLLAFLRHPHQVLSRDQLLDLARGRVSGPFDRTIDVQVGRLRRKMETDPKTPELFKTVRGGGYVLTVDVKYS encoded by the coding sequence ATGACCCATGTCCTGATTGTCGATGACGACCCTGAGATCTGCGCCCTGCTGACCCAATTCCTGACGGGACAAGGCTACACCGTTGCCACGGCAGGCGACGGCGATACCATGCGCCAGGCGCTAGTGAACGAGGCTGCCGATCTGGTGATCCTCGACCTGATGCTGCCGGGTGAGGACGGCCTGTCACTGTGCCGCCACCTGCGGGCTACAACCAGCCTGCCGATCATCATGTTGACCGCCATGGGCAGCGAGACAGACCGGGTAGTGGGCTTGGAAATGGGAGCCGACGACTACCTCGCCAAACCGTTCAGCACCCGCGAACTTCTGGCCCGTATCCGCGCTGTCCTGCGCCGGGCTGGTCAGATGATGCAGAGCGCCCCCAGAGAACCCACGCCAGCAGATGAACCAGTCGAAATCCTGGAATTTTCCGGCTGGCACCTGGACGTCTCCCGCCGCCGTCTGACCTCACCTGACGGCGTCCTGGCGGAAATAACCAGCGGCGAATTCGACCTACTGCTGGCCTTCCTTCGCCATCCCCATCAGGTGCTCAGCCGCGACCAGTTGCTTGACCTGGCGCGAGGGCGGGTTTCTGGGCCGTTCGATCGCACCATCGACGTCCAGGTCGGCCGCCTGCGCCGCAAGATGGAGACTGACCCCAAAACGCCCGAATTGTTCAAGACGGTGCGCGGTGGCGGCTATGTGCTGACGGTGGATGTGAAATATAGCTGA
- a CDS encoding ATP-binding protein, with the protein MRSLLPDSIAGRTMIVLLIGLTLSHIASTWVLSSDRHDTLIETSERLCADHIAVIAHLIERASPQDRGAIVGGLGGALTEITLSDQPKVGLIHQDEEELSLMQTALQPYFGAVEHPRLHVVHHRTESGEQAGFWRNLAAGFPHDRIMQVSFQLESGTWVNFDMAMVRAATLWSPHAALSTLVMMVAVLVFGTWATGWVGRPLATFATAADRLGRDVNAPRLPEGGPREVRRAVAAFNEMQSRIRRFVEDRTQMLAAISHDLRSPITRLRLRTELLPEGEGRDKMLRDLDEMETMVASSLDFARGEAVDETTETIDLAATLEAICDNAADMGLAAEFEWERRLVCACRPAAIKRALANLIENAARYGRQAKVRAHATDQAVEVVIEDSGPGIPEAELDKVFGPFYRVEGSRNRKTGGIGLGLTVARGIIRAHGGNILLQNRQEGGLRVTVTLPQEGVP; encoded by the coding sequence ATGAGGTCATTGCTTCCCGATTCCATCGCCGGTCGGACGATGATCGTCCTGTTGATCGGGCTGACGCTGTCGCACATCGCCAGCACCTGGGTGCTGTCCTCCGACCGCCATGATACTCTCATCGAAACCAGCGAACGCCTGTGCGCCGATCATATTGCCGTCATCGCCCATCTAATCGAGCGGGCTTCTCCTCAAGACCGAGGCGCCATCGTCGGTGGGCTAGGTGGGGCACTGACCGAAATCACCCTGTCGGACCAGCCCAAGGTCGGTCTCATTCACCAGGATGAGGAGGAACTGTCGTTGATGCAAACGGCACTGCAGCCCTATTTTGGGGCGGTGGAGCATCCCCGCCTGCATGTGGTGCATCACCGAACGGAAAGCGGAGAGCAAGCTGGATTTTGGCGGAACTTAGCTGCCGGCTTCCCCCATGACCGGATTATGCAGGTGTCTTTCCAGTTGGAGAGCGGAACCTGGGTGAACTTCGACATGGCCATGGTCCGTGCCGCCACCCTGTGGTCGCCCCATGCCGCCCTTTCGACTCTGGTGATGATGGTCGCCGTCCTGGTGTTCGGCACCTGGGCCACCGGCTGGGTGGGCCGCCCGCTGGCCACCTTCGCCACCGCAGCTGACCGCCTGGGCCGCGATGTCAATGCTCCCCGATTGCCCGAGGGCGGGCCGCGCGAGGTTCGCCGCGCCGTAGCGGCCTTCAACGAAATGCAGAGCCGTATCCGTCGCTTCGTCGAGGATCGAACCCAGATGCTGGCTGCCATCTCCCATGACCTGCGTAGCCCCATCACCCGCCTGCGTCTGCGTACAGAACTGCTACCCGAGGGTGAGGGGCGCGACAAGATGTTGCGCGACCTGGACGAGATGGAAACCATGGTGGCCTCGTCCCTGGATTTCGCCCGTGGCGAGGCGGTCGATGAAACGACCGAGACCATCGACCTCGCCGCCACGCTGGAGGCCATCTGCGACAACGCCGCCGACATGGGCCTCGCGGCGGAATTTGAATGGGAGCGGCGCTTGGTCTGCGCCTGCCGCCCCGCCGCGATCAAACGAGCGCTGGCCAATCTGATCGAAAATGCCGCCCGCTACGGCCGGCAGGCCAAGGTCAGGGCTCATGCGACCGATCAGGCCGTCGAGGTGGTGATCGAGGATTCCGGCCCCGGCATTCCCGAAGCCGAACTGGACAAGGTGTTTGGCCCATTCTACCGGGTCGAAGGCTCGCGCAACCGCAAGACCGGAGGAATCGGCCTGGGCCTGACAGTGGCCCGCGGCATCATCCGCGCTCATGGCGGCAATATTCTCCTCCAGAACCGCCAGGAAGGCGGCTTGCGTGTCACCGTGACCTTGCCGCAGGAGGGCGTGCCATGA
- a CDS encoding FixH family protein, whose product MRLKLMAVMSMVVGLGAASSTALADPRDYRFEAVDSQVAVSSTATVAVRLIHLPDGKPVAGAILFQPRMEMPMGNMAPMPTKVAPNTPDGKGIYPFTADIGMAGPWTLTVSAKVQGEATTISGSVPFVAAAAAHSSADHKH is encoded by the coding sequence ATGCGACTGAAGTTGATGGCGGTGATGAGCATGGTGGTGGGCCTGGGTGCCGCCTCGAGTACGGCCTTGGCCGACCCCAGGGATTACCGTTTCGAGGCGGTGGATTCTCAGGTGGCGGTCTCCTCCACAGCCACGGTAGCGGTACGACTGATCCATCTGCCCGATGGCAAGCCGGTGGCGGGCGCCATTCTCTTTCAGCCCAGGATGGAAATGCCCATGGGTAACATGGCCCCAATGCCGACCAAGGTGGCGCCCAACACTCCTGATGGGAAGGGCATCTACCCTTTCACCGCGGATATCGGCATGGCGGGGCCTTGGACCCTAACGGTGTCCGCCAAGGTCCAGGGTGAAGCCACGACCATTTCGGGATCCGTGCCCTTCGTCGCGGCCGCGGCTGCCCACAGTAGCGCCGACCACAAGCACTGA
- a CDS encoding TolC family protein: MFASAARAEEGQHRHDHQANAAVGGTVDDLISIARQMSPELQIAALEAAAALAKVDGAGSLADPKVSLAVEDWSTNRNGGNFPSNPASQTTKKLRVSQELPFWGKRDLKREIAEAGARKAAILKRQVENELVAKVKVAYAEYHSAHLAIDAARDLRGRLDTLAKLARARYGQALGRQQDVTRSEVEKSVLDTEIVRMDGERRKARVKINRLLARPLDAPLVEAPAPRVIPAMEALDLTALTDRAQSANPEIIAQQVTIEGSDKALSLAEKSWYPDFELTAGAVKREGEWRGYEAMVAMNIPLQWNLRTSEIGEAKAMAGAARTKRELRALELGNEVADAWISLKSAREVERLLRESQLPQAEIGFQAAAKGYELGRSDLIDVLQTEQQLWKSNIDLIKVLFEQQMRLAELEKLVGGDL; the protein is encoded by the coding sequence ATGTTCGCATCGGCAGCCAGGGCGGAAGAAGGCCAACATCGTCATGATCATCAGGCCAATGCTGCCGTTGGCGGTACGGTCGATGACCTAATCTCCATCGCCCGCCAGATGAGCCCAGAGCTTCAGATTGCCGCCCTGGAGGCTGCTGCTGCTCTGGCCAAGGTCGATGGCGCCGGTTCGCTGGCCGACCCCAAGGTGTCGCTGGCGGTCGAGGATTGGAGCACCAACCGCAATGGCGGCAATTTCCCCTCTAATCCGGCCTCACAGACCACCAAGAAGCTGCGGGTCAGCCAGGAATTGCCGTTCTGGGGCAAGCGCGACCTGAAGCGCGAGATCGCCGAGGCCGGGGCGCGCAAGGCCGCCATCCTCAAGCGGCAGGTGGAGAACGAGTTGGTGGCCAAGGTCAAGGTGGCCTATGCCGAATACCATTCCGCTCACTTGGCAATTGATGCCGCCCGTGATCTTCGGGGGCGCTTGGACACCCTGGCCAAGTTGGCGCGGGCCCGCTACGGCCAAGCCCTGGGGCGGCAGCAGGATGTTACCCGCTCCGAGGTCGAGAAGTCGGTGCTGGACACCGAGATCGTCCGCATGGACGGTGAGCGCCGCAAGGCCCGGGTCAAGATCAACCGCCTGCTGGCCCGTCCGCTCGATGCTCCCCTGGTGGAAGCCCCGGCACCGCGCGTCATCCCGGCCATGGAAGCCCTCGACCTCACCGCCTTGACGGATCGGGCCCAAAGCGCCAATCCCGAGATCATCGCGCAGCAAGTGACCATCGAGGGCTCGGACAAGGCACTTAGTTTGGCCGAGAAAAGCTGGTATCCCGATTTCGAGTTGACCGCCGGGGCGGTCAAGCGCGAGGGCGAATGGCGCGGCTATGAGGCCATGGTCGCCATGAACATCCCGCTGCAATGGAACCTGCGCACTTCAGAAATCGGCGAGGCCAAGGCCATGGCCGGCGCCGCCCGGACCAAACGCGAGCTGCGCGCCCTCGAACTGGGCAACGAGGTAGCCGATGCCTGGATCAGCCTGAAATCCGCCCGCGAGGTGGAGAGGCTGCTGCGCGAAAGCCAGTTACCCCAGGCTGAGATCGGCTTTCAGGCCGCCGCCAAGGGCTATGAACTGGGGCGGTCGGATCTGATCGACGTGCTGCAGACCGAGCAGCAGTTGTGGAAATCTAACATCGACCTGATCAAGGTGCTGTTCGAGCAGCAGATGCGCTTGGCCGAACTGGAGAAGCTGGTGGGAGGCGACCTATGA
- a CDS encoding efflux RND transporter periplasmic adaptor subunit: protein MSTTRAILLGGVAVIAALGGGYWLGRSGQPHKAPATNTATPPAAAGSHTGHDAAAQVAKERQILFYQHPDGNADYSPVPKKDDKGRDYTPVYADPEPEPVAAKPAGKGKILYYRNPMGLADTSPVPKKDGMGMDYVPVYEGEDDGTTLKVSLDKVQKLGVRTEAARMTTLARSIRAVGSVQVDERNLHVVASKFEGYIERLNVNQTGQAVKRGQSLMEVYSPDLVLAEQEFLVAATGAKSLENASPEARDAARSLADGALARLKNWDIPTAQIEKLRQGGQITRTLSFAAPASGIVLEKRAIQGMRFMPGEMLYQIADLSTVWVIAEVFEQDLAQVNLGQTARVNFNALPGLTFTGKVTFLYPTVTPETRTAKVRIELPNHDGHLKPALYGAVELASPVADRPVLTIPDSAVLDSGTKQAVLVERGEGRYEPREVKVGVRAGGLIQIQEGLAEGEKVVVSANFLIDAESNLRAALQSFHNH from the coding sequence ATGAGCACCACACGCGCCATCCTGCTCGGCGGTGTCGCCGTTATCGCCGCCCTGGGCGGCGGCTACTGGCTGGGCCGTTCCGGCCAACCGCACAAAGCCCCGGCGACCAATACCGCCACACCGCCAGCTGCCGCCGGCTCCCATACCGGCCACGACGCGGCGGCGCAGGTCGCTAAAGAGCGCCAAATCTTGTTCTACCAGCATCCCGACGGCAATGCCGATTACTCGCCGGTGCCCAAGAAGGACGATAAGGGCCGCGACTACACCCCGGTCTACGCCGATCCCGAGCCGGAACCCGTTGCCGCCAAGCCGGCTGGCAAGGGCAAGATTCTCTACTATCGCAATCCCATGGGTCTGGCCGACACCTCCCCGGTGCCGAAGAAGGACGGCATGGGCATGGATTACGTCCCGGTCTATGAGGGTGAGGACGACGGCACCACCCTGAAGGTCAGCCTCGACAAGGTCCAGAAGCTGGGCGTCCGCACCGAGGCCGCCCGGATGACCACCCTGGCCCGCTCCATCCGCGCCGTGGGCTCGGTCCAGGTGGACGAGCGCAACCTCCATGTGGTGGCGTCCAAGTTCGAGGGCTACATCGAGCGCCTCAACGTCAACCAGACCGGTCAGGCGGTCAAACGCGGCCAGTCGCTGATGGAGGTCTACAGCCCCGATCTGGTGCTGGCCGAGCAGGAATTCCTGGTAGCCGCCACGGGGGCAAAATCCCTGGAGAACGCCAGCCCGGAGGCCCGCGATGCCGCCCGGTCCCTGGCGGATGGCGCCCTGGCGCGGCTGAAGAACTGGGACATCCCCACCGCCCAGATCGAGAAGCTGCGTCAGGGTGGCCAGATCACCCGCACCCTGTCTTTCGCCGCGCCAGCCTCGGGCATCGTGCTGGAGAAGCGGGCCATCCAGGGCATGCGTTTCATGCCGGGCGAGATGCTCTACCAGATCGCCGATCTTTCCACCGTCTGGGTGATCGCCGAGGTATTCGAGCAAGATCTGGCTCAGGTCAATCTCGGCCAGACCGCCCGCGTCAATTTTAACGCCCTGCCGGGTCTGACCTTCACCGGCAAGGTCACCTTCCTCTATCCCACCGTGACGCCTGAGACCCGCACCGCCAAGGTACGGATCGAACTGCCCAACCACGACGGCCACCTGAAGCCCGCCCTCTACGGCGCGGTGGAGCTGGCCTCGCCTGTGGCCGACCGGCCGGTCCTGACCATCCCCGACTCGGCAGTGTTGGACAGCGGCACAAAGCAAGCGGTGCTGGTGGAGCGCGGCGAAGGCCGCTACGAACCGCGCGAGGTCAAGGTCGGCGTCCGGGCCGGCGGCCTGATTCAGATCCAGGAAGGCCTGGCCGAAGGGGAAAAGGTGGTGGTGAGCGCCAACTTCCTGATCGACGCCGAGAGCAATCTGCGCGCCGCACTCCAGAGCTTCCACAACCACTGA
- a CDS encoding efflux RND transporter permease subunit, giving the protein MIAAIIRWSAKNVFLVLLATLFIVGAGTLAVKHLPLDALPDLSDVQVILYTEVPGQAPQVVEDQVTYPLTTAMLSVPRSKTVRGFSFFGVSFVYIIFEDGTDIYWARSRVLEYLSFAAKRLPAGVTPTLGPDATGVGWVYQYVVLAKDRTLAELRTTQDWYLRYQLAKAEGVAEVAGVGGFVQQYQVVVDPQRLQAYNIPLAKITEVIRKSNIDVGGRVVELAETEFVVRGRGYLRGIADIEQLVLKSERGTPVLLRDVARVELGPDERRGLTELNGEGEVVSGIVLQRFGQNALDVIERVKAKIAEVSSGLPEGVTIKAVYDRSDLILRAVETLKHTLIEESLIVAAVCLVFLLHLRSALVAIIMLPVGVLIAAIVMQALGMTSNIMSLGGVAIAVGAMVDAAIVMIENAHKHLERMKPGDSRAEALIAAAIEVGPSLFFGLLIITVSFLPVFTLEAQEGRLFKPLAFTKTFSMAGAALLSVTLVPVLMMLFIRGKIIPEHRNPINRALIWSYRPMITGVMKAKIVTIAVALAALAASWYPLSKLGSEFMPTLNEGTLLYMPTTLPGLSITKAAELIQTQDKIIKSFPEVESVWGKAGRAGTATDPAPTEMFETVINLKPEAEWRPGLTTDKLIAEMDKALQMPGVSNAWTMPLRARIDMLSTGIRTPIGIKVFGKDLDEMEKIARQIEAVVRTVPGTTSAYAERIGGGFYLNIEPDRAQLARYGITIGDFQEVILTALGGETVTTTVEGRERFSVNVRYPREFRSDPQAIADRVLVSGMDGAQVPLGQLAKVRLSKGPAGIRTENALLSAYIYVDIRDRDIGGYVADARKAVAESVKMPPGYFVTWSGQFEYMERAIEKLKIVVPLTIAIIFLLLYLNFKRVTETLIVMLSLPFALVGGLWLQWVLGYNMSVAVAVGYIALAGVAAETGVVMLIYLDHALNELKAKRVAEGLPFTRADLYEAIMEGAVERVRPKMMTVVAIMAGLLPIMWSTGTGSEVMRRIAMPMVGGMVSSTILTLIVIPAIYGLIKQRGLPNRKEEAHE; this is encoded by the coding sequence ATGATCGCCGCCATCATCCGCTGGTCCGCCAAGAATGTCTTCCTGGTGCTACTAGCCACCCTGTTCATTGTCGGCGCCGGCACCCTGGCGGTGAAGCATCTGCCGCTGGACGCCCTGCCCGACCTCTCCGACGTGCAGGTGATTCTCTATACCGAGGTGCCCGGTCAGGCCCCCCAGGTGGTGGAGGACCAGGTCACCTATCCGCTGACCACCGCCATGCTGAGCGTGCCCCGCTCCAAGACGGTGCGCGGCTTTTCGTTCTTCGGGGTCAGCTTCGTCTACATCATCTTCGAGGACGGCACCGACATCTACTGGGCGCGGTCGCGGGTGCTGGAATACCTCAGCTTCGCCGCCAAGCGCCTGCCGGCCGGGGTGACCCCGACACTGGGCCCCGACGCCACCGGCGTGGGCTGGGTCTACCAGTACGTGGTGCTGGCCAAGGACCGCACTCTCGCCGAACTGCGCACCACCCAGGACTGGTATCTGCGCTACCAGCTGGCCAAGGCCGAGGGCGTGGCCGAGGTGGCCGGCGTCGGCGGCTTCGTCCAGCAATACCAGGTGGTGGTCGATCCCCAGCGCCTGCAGGCCTACAACATCCCGCTGGCCAAGATCACCGAGGTCATCCGCAAGAGCAACATCGACGTGGGCGGCCGGGTGGTAGAGCTGGCCGAGACCGAATTCGTGGTGCGTGGCCGCGGCTATCTGCGCGGCATCGCCGATATCGAGCAGTTGGTGCTGAAGTCGGAACGTGGCACCCCGGTGCTGCTGCGCGACGTGGCTCGGGTCGAGCTCGGCCCCGACGAGCGGCGCGGCCTGACCGAACTGAACGGCGAGGGCGAGGTGGTCAGCGGCATCGTGCTGCAACGCTTCGGCCAGAATGCGCTGGACGTCATCGAACGGGTCAAAGCCAAGATCGCCGAGGTTTCCTCCGGCCTGCCCGAAGGCGTCACCATCAAGGCGGTCTATGACCGCTCCGACCTGATCCTGCGGGCCGTCGAGACCCTCAAGCACACCCTGATCGAGGAAAGCCTGATCGTCGCCGCCGTTTGCCTAGTGTTCCTGCTGCATCTGCGTTCGGCCCTGGTGGCCATCATCATGCTGCCGGTGGGCGTGCTGATCGCCGCTATCGTCATGCAGGCCCTGGGCATGACATCGAACATCATGAGCCTGGGCGGTGTCGCCATCGCGGTAGGGGCCATGGTGGACGCCGCCATCGTCATGATCGAGAACGCCCACAAGCATCTGGAGCGCATGAAACCGGGCGACAGCCGGGCCGAGGCCCTGATCGCCGCCGCCATCGAGGTGGGGCCGAGCCTGTTCTTCGGCCTGCTGATCATCACCGTGTCGTTCCTCCCCGTTTTCACCCTGGAGGCCCAGGAGGGACGGCTGTTCAAGCCGCTGGCCTTCACCAAGACCTTTTCCATGGCGGGGGCGGCGCTGCTGTCGGTGACCCTGGTGCCGGTGCTGATGATGCTGTTCATTCGGGGCAAGATCATTCCCGAGCACAGGAATCCCATCAACCGGGCCCTGATCTGGAGCTACCGGCCGATGATCACCGGGGTGATGAAGGCCAAGATCGTCACCATCGCCGTGGCCTTGGCCGCCCTGGCAGCGTCGTGGTACCCGCTGTCCAAACTGGGCAGCGAGTTCATGCCGACGCTCAACGAGGGCACCCTGCTCTACATGCCGACCACCCTGCCCGGCCTGTCCATCACCAAGGCGGCCGAGTTGATCCAGACTCAGGACAAGATCATCAAGAGCTTCCCCGAGGTCGAATCGGTGTGGGGCAAGGCCGGTCGCGCCGGGACCGCCACCGATCCTGCCCCCACCGAGATGTTCGAGACGGTGATCAACCTCAAGCCCGAGGCAGAGTGGCGGCCCGGCCTGACCACCGACAAGCTGATCGCCGAAATGGACAAGGCCTTGCAGATGCCCGGCGTGTCCAACGCCTGGACCATGCCGCTGCGTGCCCGCATCGACATGCTGTCCACCGGCATCCGCACCCCCATCGGCATCAAGGTGTTCGGCAAGGATCTGGACGAGATGGAGAAGATCGCCCGCCAGATCGAGGCGGTGGTGCGCACTGTTCCCGGCACCACCTCGGCTTATGCCGAGCGTATCGGCGGCGGCTTCTACCTCAATATCGAACCCGACCGCGCCCAACTGGCCCGCTACGGCATCACCATCGGCGATTTCCAGGAGGTGATCCTGACCGCGCTCGGCGGCGAGACCGTCACCACCACGGTGGAGGGGCGCGAGCGCTTCTCGGTCAATGTCCGCTATCCCCGCGAGTTCCGCTCCGACCCCCAGGCCATCGCCGACCGGGTGCTGGTGTCGGGCATGGACGGCGCCCAGGTGCCTTTGGGCCAGTTGGCCAAGGTACGGCTGTCCAAGGGCCCCGCTGGCATCCGCACGGAGAACGCCCTGCTGTCGGCCTATATCTACGTCGACATCCGCGACCGCGATATCGGCGGCTATGTGGCCGATGCCAGGAAGGCGGTGGCCGAGTCGGTCAAGATGCCGCCCGGTTACTTCGTCACCTGGTCGGGCCAGTTCGAGTACATGGAACGCGCCATCGAGAAGCTGAAGATCGTGGTACCGCTGACCATCGCCATCATCTTCCTGCTGCTCTACCTCAACTTCAAGCGGGTGACCGAGACCCTGATCGTCATGCTGTCGCTGCCCTTCGCCCTGGTGGGCGGGCTGTGGCTGCAATGGGTTCTGGGATACAACATGAGCGTGGCTGTGGCGGTGGGCTACATCGCCCTGGCTGGCGTCGCCGCCGAAACCGGCGTGGTGATGCTGATCTATCTCGACCACGCCCTGAACGAATTGAAGGCCAAACGCGTCGCCGAGGGGCTGCCCTTCACCCGTGCCGATCTCTACGAAGCCATCATGGAGGGCGCGGTGGAGCGGGTGCGGCCTAAGATGATGACGGTGGTGGCGATCATGGCCGGTCTGCTGCCCATCATGTGGAGTACCGGCACCGGCTCGGAGGTGATGCGCCGCATCGCCATGCCCATGGTCGGCGGCATGGTGTCGTCCACCATCCTCACCCTGATCGTCATCCCGGCCATCTACGGCCTGATCAAGCAGCGGGGTCTGCCGAACCGAAAGGAAGAGGCTCATGAATAG
- a CDS encoding c-type cytochrome, with product MNRRSITFIAAGLFTAIGGAAAIALSTFDVSARTRHWPATTWAIETIRDHSIRNAAAGIAVPAGLEDRVSIMAGVEHYRAHCAVCHGAPGIEPDVIARGMYPAPPDLRHAAEHRGPAELFWIVKNGIKMSGMPAWADHGDEELWPVVALMLQLPKMTEAEYVRLTAEIDQAAGHHQHDTGAMPTPAAIPVAEAAAPTHKHDGHSHSHGHH from the coding sequence ATGAATAGGCGCTCCATCACTTTTATCGCGGCGGGCCTGTTCACCGCCATCGGCGGGGCCGCCGCTATTGCCCTCTCGACCTTCGACGTATCGGCCCGAACCCGGCATTGGCCGGCGACCACCTGGGCGATCGAGACGATCCGGGACCATTCCATCCGCAACGCCGCCGCTGGCATTGCCGTGCCGGCCGGGCTGGAGGATCGGGTCAGCATCATGGCGGGTGTCGAGCACTACCGTGCCCATTGCGCCGTCTGCCACGGCGCTCCCGGCATCGAGCCGGACGTCATCGCCCGCGGAATGTACCCCGCGCCCCCCGATCTTCGCCATGCGGCGGAGCATCGTGGCCCGGCCGAACTGTTCTGGATCGTCAAGAACGGCATCAAGATGTCGGGTATGCCCGCCTGGGCCGATCACGGTGATGAGGAATTGTGGCCGGTGGTCGCCCTCATGCTGCAACTGCCCAAGATGACGGAGGCGGAGTACGTCAGACTTACGGCTGAGATCGATCAAGCCGCCGGCCATCACCAGCATGACACGGGGGCGATGCCTACCCCCGCCGCCATACCGGTGGCGGAAGCAGCCGCGCCGACACACAAGCATGATGGTCATTCCCACTCCCATGGCCATCACTGA
- a CDS encoding HD-GYP domain-containing protein — MTTGRLRGLRRKIVGLIGLGGIVLAILGGGITYMVEMERLDSLVERLARDQALHLIHALRGSQGATGAPTLATGGFLYLRVDAGDGSPTQEIRQGDMPTSARQRLDTLLSTADVEHSHLNFTDGGRTYMLLSFPLADTVGRFTGLYRVEEPLARELFRQVVWSVAGVFLIVVTSTLILIPLILGLERQVLHHARDAIEANLDALVTLGSAIAKRDSDTDAHNYRVTLYAIRLAESMGLGAERIRHLIRGAFLHDVGKIAIPDHILLKPGSLSPDEFEVMKSHVRHGVDIVAQSRWLAPAVEIIGGHHEKFDGSGYPQGLTGENIPLLARIFAIADVFDALTSIRPYKLAFPLELASNLLAEQRGRHFDPQLLDRFLDRANELYAHYGNGTDRDIRRELAVELKRYFG, encoded by the coding sequence ATGACGACCGGCCGGCTGCGAGGATTGAGGCGCAAGATCGTCGGCCTGATCGGGCTGGGCGGCATCGTCCTGGCCATTCTTGGCGGCGGGATCACCTACATGGTGGAGATGGAGCGGCTCGACAGCTTGGTCGAGCGGTTGGCCCGTGATCAGGCCCTTCACCTCATCCACGCCCTGCGCGGGAGCCAAGGCGCGACCGGAGCGCCCACCCTGGCGACCGGCGGCTTCCTTTACCTCCGGGTCGATGCGGGCGATGGAAGTCCCACCCAGGAAATCCGGCAAGGCGATATGCCCACGTCCGCCCGGCAGCGGCTCGACACCCTGCTGTCCACGGCGGATGTCGAGCATAGCCACCTCAACTTCACCGATGGCGGCCGAACCTACATGCTGCTGTCGTTTCCCCTTGCCGATACCGTCGGCCGGTTCACCGGCCTTTACCGCGTCGAGGAGCCCCTGGCCCGTGAGTTGTTCCGGCAGGTCGTGTGGTCCGTGGCGGGTGTTTTCCTCATCGTCGTCACCTCGACCCTGATCCTCATCCCGCTCATCCTCGGGCTCGAACGACAGGTGCTGCACCATGCCCGCGATGCCATCGAGGCCAATCTCGATGCGCTGGTCACCCTGGGCAGTGCCATCGCCAAGCGCGACAGTGACACCGACGCCCATAACTACCGGGTCACCCTTTATGCCATCCGCCTGGCTGAAAGCATGGGGCTGGGGGCCGAGCGGATTCGCCACCTGATCCGCGGCGCCTTCCTGCACGATGTCGGCAAGATCGCCATTCCCGACCACATCCTGCTCAAGCCCGGCTCGCTGAGTCCCGACGAATTCGAGGTGATGAAAAGTCATGTTCGCCATGGCGTCGATATTGTCGCCCAGTCCCGTTGGCTCGCTCCGGCCGTCGAGATCATCGGCGGCCATCACGAGAAATTCGATGGAAGTGGCTATCCGCAGGGCCTGACAGGGGAGAACATCCCGTTGCTGGCCCGGATCTTCGCCATTGCCGACGTCTTCGACGCCCTGACCTCGATACGGCCCTACAAGCTGGCCTTTCCCCTTGAATTGGCCAGCAACCTTCTGGCGGAGCAGCGCGGGCGGCATTTCGATCCGCAACTGCTGGATCGCTTTCTCGACCGTGCCAATGAGCTTTACGCCCATTACGGCAACGGCACCGACCGGGATATACGCAGGGAACTGGCGGTCGAACTGAAACGCTATTTCGGATGA
- a CDS encoding DUF411 domain-containing protein, with protein MIPRRLILAGAVALGAAATFVAFQPSPVAAREAVVYKNPQCGCCKGWATYLQRNGYKVTVIDVDNMEDLKRRLQVPDSLHSCHTAKIDGYVVEGHVPVEAIDKLLTKRPSFTGIASPGMPSGSPGMDGPKEDNVVKAFGPGGIRVFGIY; from the coding sequence ATGATCCCTCGACGTCTCATTCTCGCCGGTGCTGTCGCTCTGGGCGCTGCCGCCACCTTTGTCGCGTTCCAGCCGTCACCCGTCGCGGCACGCGAGGCCGTCGTTTACAAGAATCCGCAATGTGGCTGCTGCAAGGGCTGGGCGACCTACCTTCAGCGCAATGGCTACAAGGTCACGGTCATCGACGTCGACAACATGGAAGACCTGAAACGGCGCCTTCAGGTGCCCGACAGCCTGCATTCCTGCCACACCGCCAAGATCGATGGCTATGTGGTGGAGGGTCATGTGCCGGTGGAGGCCATCGACAAGTTGCTGACCAAGCGTCCCAGCTTCACAGGGATTGCCTCGCCGGGCATGCCGTCAGGTTCCCCGGGAATGGACGGCCCGAAGGAGGACAATGTCGTCAAGGCTTTCGGCCCCGGTGGGATCAGGGTTTTCGGGATATATTGA